Within the bacterium genome, the region CTCAGGTTTCCCTATGTTTTTTTGTCTGAGCAGCCTTGGCCAAAGCCACATAGTGGGCCACGTCTATTTCCTTTGGACACACCTGGGAGCATGCCCTGGAGGTATGACAGTGGCGAACCCCTTCAGGCCCGTGGAGCACACTTAGCCTCTGTTCTGTAGCAGCCTCTCTGGGATCCAGGACTCTGACCATGGAAGCCATTATGGCATTGGGTCCCAGGAAGTTCTTGGGGCCACTCATGCAGGCCGTGGCACAACAAAAGCAGTTGATGCACCTGGTGGCCTCCAGATAAGATTCCATTTCCTGAGGTGCTATCCTGTACTCAGCGGTCCCGTAGAGGTTTTCCTTTCTTTTCATGATGTAGGGCTTTAGACTCTCGACCCTGCCATAGGCAGGTTCCAGATCCACTATGAGATCCCTGACCACAGGGCCCACGCTGATGGGTTCTATGAAAAACTGGTTTATCCCAAAGAGC harbors:
- a CDS encoding 2Fe-2S iron-sulfur cluster-binding protein, translating into MSDSYEITMKILRYDPSTKKRWTQQYRLQAGGILRLTDLFRKINMEQDPSLAWNSSCEHGQCGSCAVKVNGKPLLACELLVANAVKLFGINQFFIEPISVGPVVRDLIVDLEPAYGRVESLKPYIMKRKENLYGTAEYRIAPQEMESYLEATRCINCFCCATACMSGPKNFLGPNAIMASMVRVLDPREAATEQRLSVLHGPEGVRHCHTSRACSQVCPKEIDVAHYVALAKAAQTKKHRET